GGAACTCGGTGCCCTGCTGGGGCCTGCCGCCTCCTGCCTGCCTGGGCTTCTGGACTTGGGAAACGGAGGCCTGGAGGCAAAGGGAGGTGTCTGAGACAGGAACTGAGTCAGGATCGACAGGCCAGAGCGGGCAGGAGGTgtcaggcagcctggctcccagATTCACTTCTAAGcttcagcaggggagggggaagagtgaagaggtttctcttccctcttcGCGTTTCTGGGTTTCTGGCTGGGCCGAAGGGCTGGAGCTTGTGGTGTGAACCACCACCAGGTCCCTTGGCTTGAGCGATAGGAAGGGAATGCTGCCTCCCTAGAGACAGAGCAACTCCAAAATGTCTAGGCCTGCCAGGCCGTGCCTTCCAGGTTTCTGGTGTTCTGGGATCTCcagtttcctccctccccctcccaggacTTGGGAAAGCCCGGGCTGGATGACTAGTGGGAAGGACGGTCCTagagagcctagggcctgcttagGCCAGAGGAATGTCTgacggggagggaggaggccttGCTGAGGGAGCGCATTTGACCATTCACCTGTCTTCTCTCCCCGAGGGACACTCGGCTGAGGCTTGGTTTGAGACCCTTTCTCGTGTCAGAACCCCCAGCTCCATGTTAGTGTTTTGAGTGTATGTGATTATAAGattggttggattttttttcacatggtAATAATGGTTACCATTCACTCTATTAAGTGCTTTccatcaactcatttaatcctcacaacaagccCCATTTTACACTTAGGAAGATGGAGACTTatagaggttaagtcacttggtCGAGGTCCTAACAGCTTCCAAGAATTGAGcccaggcagtctgattccaACGACACTAGGCTGTTCTGTGTCTcgtagaaaaataatacatatctATCATTGAAGAGAATagggaaatcaaaaggaaataaatcactCACAATACCACTACCTAAAGATAGGCTCTATTAAACTAGTTATCTTAGTGCATTTCCTTTCCATCATTCTCTGTCTCGGGGATCCAATCTGAGCCGAGTCTTAGGGATGGCAAGCCTAAAATCCCTTCTGCTTCCTTGGAAAACGTGTAGCATCAGCCCAGGCATGTTCCTACTTTTTCTTCAAAGAGACAGATCTCATCTTTGGGCCTCAGAGTTCTGGCCTAAGCCTGCCtccaggaggggaaggtgggtatTCGGGCACCAAGAGGAACTAGGGAGGAACAGGCCTATGAAATGGTCCTGGCTCAAAGATTAAGCTGGCTGGATCCCAGTGAGGGGAGCCCCACCCCTGAGCCCCGTCGGAGCTTTGGCTAGGGGTGGGGCAGGTAAGTAGGAACCCACCCTCACAGGCACAGCCAACACCTTTAGGTGAAACTCCTGGCTGAATGAGAACAGCATCCCAGCAAACAGGGACAGAAGGTTGGCCAGAAAGAAGTCTCCCATCTCTGAGGCCTCTGCCAGGGGTCAGAGGGAGGGCCATAGTCAAACGGAAGGGACAGGGACATTTCTGAGAGGCAGGCTGAGGATTGCTACCCCCTAAAACAAAATGGTATGTGTCACCACCACCTTTTTTCTCggtcctgtctctctccccaggtGCTAGCGTCCCCCCCTGGGGAACCAAATTGGACTGAGCACCCAAGTGGCCTGCTTCCCAGCCTCTGACAGAGGGCAGGCTGAGTCAGTCAGGAGAGCTGGGCCCCCACCCTGTGTGAACCCCACTGATACATGATGGCAGGCGGCTTGGAGGGGGTAGGTGACCTGGCGTGGAGAGCCAGAGGGTAGGTCCTCAAACAAGTGGCAACAGGCCACCAAGTTGAAAGGGAAAATTGTGCTGTGATGGGGAAGGTGTCCAACAAACCTACCAGGTGATTAATTACAAAGGCTGGGCTGGAGCGTCAGGGGCCGCTCGTTAAACACTTCATTAAGTGGCACCCTGAAAGATGCCACCTGTGCATTCTGGGAACTCAGCGGGAACCCTGGGGGGCAGTGATGACCAGGGGATAGCGCCATCTCAGGCCGACTCTGGAAGAAGCCTGGATCTCACTTCTAAATACAGCCTGGAGCTCACAAGTCAGATGCCTCGACGAGAGAAGCCAAAGAAAGTAGAATGCTGGGgacttagtagctgtgtgaccctgagcaaatctcatacttctctgagccttagcaTTCCCATCTCTAAAGTGGGAGTAATAGTCACAGTCTGGCCCATCTCACAGAGACACGGTAGGGATTAAATTCAATCGTGAAGGTGCTTGGGAAACCACAGCCCTACCGAAACGTAACTAGCTCCCCTGAAGCAAGGCTGGGAGCGGCCAGGCTCAGGCTTCTAGCCAGGCTGAAGCGGCCCGTTGGTTGAAGAACCCTCAGCCCCTGGAAGAACACCAGGAAGGAAGATCTGATTTGAGCAAGTGGGGCCGCTCTGTGGGCACCCATGTAAATCGAAGCCCTGAACAAGAgggggcagcctggagcctggaaggGTGTCTGTGCAGGTGGGGCCGGATTTCTCCTGCTGACTGCCTTGATGACTCACCCCACATCTTAGCCTTTTACCTTTAAGGAAGAGCCGGAAAGGgtgtggggagaagagaagagaagcgGGAGGCAGGTCCgggccccagccccgccctctgtccctccccacccttctccgAGGCCAGGCCACCCAGCCAAAAGGCAGGCAGACAGCAGGAGAAGCACAGAATCCGGCATTGGTTTCGAGGCAGCCAGTTAGCCCGCCGCCTGTGTCTGTCGCCAGAGCCATGGAGAGAGCCAGTCTGATCCAGAAGGCCAAGTTGGCAGAGCAGGCCGAACGCTACGAGGACATGGCAGCCTTCATGAAGAGCGCCGTGGAAAAGGGTGAGGAGCTATCCTGCGAAGAGCGAAACCTGCTCTCAGTGGCCTACAAGAATGTGGTGGGCGGCcagagggctgcctggagggTCCTGTCCAGTATCGAGCAGAAAGGCAACGAGGAGAGCTCGGAAGAGAAGGGCCCGGAGGTGCGAGAGTACCGGGAGAAGGTGGAGACTGAGCTCCGGGGCGTGTGTGACACAGTGCTGGGCCTGCTGGACACCCACCTCATCAAGGAGGCCGGTGACGCCGAGAGTCGGGTCTTCTACCTGAAAATGAAGGGTGACTACTACCGCTACCTGGCTGAGGTGGCCACTGGTGACGACAAGAAGCGCATCATTGACTCGGCCCGGTCCGCCTACCAGGAGGCCATGGACATCAGCAAGAAGGAGATGCCGCCCACCAACCCCATCCGCCTGGGCCTGGCGCTGAACTTTTCAGTCTTCCACTACGAGATCGCCAACAGCCCCGAGGAGGCCATCTCGCTGGCCAAGACCACCTTCGACGAGGCCATGGCTGACCTGCACACCCTCAGCGAGGACTCCTACAAAGACAGCACCCTCATCATGCAGCTGCTGCGAGACAACCTGACGCTGTGGACGGCCGACAAcgccggggaggaggggggcgagGCTCCCGAGGAACCCC
The window above is part of the Prionailurus bengalensis isolate Pbe53 chromosome C1, Fcat_Pben_1.1_paternal_pri, whole genome shotgun sequence genome. Proteins encoded here:
- the SFN gene encoding 14-3-3 protein sigma; translation: MERASLIQKAKLAEQAERYEDMAAFMKSAVEKGEELSCEERNLLSVAYKNVVGGQRAAWRVLSSIEQKGNEESSEEKGPEVREYREKVETELRGVCDTVLGLLDTHLIKEAGDAESRVFYLKMKGDYYRYLAEVATGDDKKRIIDSARSAYQEAMDISKKEMPPTNPIRLGLALNFSVFHYEIANSPEEAISLAKTTFDEAMADLHTLSEDSYKDSTLIMQLLRDNLTLWTADNAGEEGGEAPEEPQS